From the Pseudomonas putida genome, one window contains:
- a CDS encoding OprD family porin, whose amino-acid sequence MSTSQPARQLLPGLLAISCALPAYAADSGGFMEDAKASLNLRNFYINRNFVDPAYPQGKGEEWTQSFILDARSGFTQGTVGFGVDVLGLYSIKLDGGKGTANTQLLPVHDDGRPADDFGRLGVALKAKLSETELKVGEWMPVLPILRSDDGRSLPQTFRGGQLTSKEIEGLTLYAGQFRGNSPRNDASMEDMSLNGRAAFTSDRFNFGGGEYTFNDKRTMIGLWDAQLKDIYRQQYLNLVHSQPLGEWTLGANLGYFWGKEDGAERAGQLDNKTASAMLSARYKGNTFYLGLQKVSGDNAWLRVNGTSGGTLANDSYNSSFDNAKERSWQVRHDFNFVSVGIPGLTLMNRYIKGDNVTAGGVTDGKEWARESELAYVIQSGTFKDLSVKWRNSTMRRDFSTNSFDENRLIVSYPLNLL is encoded by the coding sequence AGGACGCCAAGGCCAGCCTCAACCTGCGCAACTTCTACATCAACCGCAACTTCGTCGACCCCGCCTACCCGCAGGGCAAGGGCGAAGAATGGACCCAGAGCTTCATCCTCGATGCCCGCTCCGGTTTCACCCAAGGCACTGTCGGCTTCGGCGTGGACGTATTAGGCCTGTATTCGATCAAGCTCGATGGCGGCAAAGGCACCGCCAACACCCAGCTGCTGCCGGTGCATGACGACGGCCGCCCCGCCGACGACTTCGGCCGCCTGGGCGTGGCATTGAAAGCCAAGCTGTCCGAGACCGAACTGAAAGTCGGTGAATGGATGCCGGTACTGCCGATCCTGCGCTCGGATGACGGCCGTTCGCTGCCGCAGACTTTCCGCGGTGGCCAGCTCACCTCGAAAGAGATCGAAGGCCTGACCCTGTATGCCGGCCAGTTCCGCGGCAACAGCCCGCGCAACGATGCCAGCATGGAAGACATGTCGCTCAACGGCCGCGCGGCCTTCACTTCCGACCGCTTCAACTTCGGCGGCGGTGAGTACACCTTCAACGACAAGCGCACCATGATCGGCCTATGGGACGCCCAGCTCAAGGATATCTACCGCCAGCAGTACCTCAACCTGGTGCACAGCCAGCCGTTGGGCGAATGGACCCTGGGCGCCAACCTGGGCTACTTCTGGGGCAAGGAAGATGGTGCCGAACGCGCAGGTCAGCTGGACAACAAGACCGCCTCGGCGATGCTGTCGGCGCGCTACAAGGGCAACACCTTCTACCTCGGCCTGCAGAAGGTCAGCGGTGACAATGCCTGGCTGCGGGTCAACGGCACCAGTGGCGGCACCCTGGCCAACGACAGCTACAACTCGAGCTTCGACAATGCCAAGGAACGCTCCTGGCAGGTACGCCACGACTTCAACTTCGTCAGCGTCGGCATCCCCGGCCTGACCCTGATGAACCGCTACATCAAGGGCGACAATGTCACCGCCGGTGGCGTGACCGACGGCAAGGAATGGGCGCGGGAGAGCGAGCTGGCCTATGTGATCCAGTCCGGCACCTTCAAGGACTTGTCGGTGAAGTGGCGCAACTCCACCATGCGCCGGGATTTCAGCACCAACTCGTTCGACGAGAACCGGTTGATCGTGAGCTATCCGTTGAATCTGCTCTGA